Proteins from a single region of Bactrocera neohumeralis isolate Rockhampton unplaced genomic scaffold, APGP_CSIRO_Bneo_wtdbg2-racon-allhic-juicebox.fasta_v2 cluster10, whole genome shotgun sequence:
- the LOC126765166 gene encoding uncharacterized protein LOC126765166 encodes MSDNQSMNLRSNLFMIGKRMSSLNKKKLPTNKQVLQLLYHHSRNLKKSIDDSVVSVISEVREIWNIAEIPTQIISRCKLKLKTLHKEYRNAQKHVHRPKETKEKNFSSTLNQLFDIAHGNVFELIGEEKKQFLIDQRSQRIFHLTAAKINETTNEIAEVLLSPENNNQVGDENKVVTQADTFTTDPISKSGNDQTSDIDALCSSGTPDFMKSSGETVSNSQSTLVSEFEGTGRYYKPKNIRGTTSIFTDDVVAAFDSCKISYRGSVRLVSALAPALGLNPHVLILNKSSYHGLRSKIRKKMAENIKILFGESVVDSGMIHYLVL; translated from the exons atgagtgACAATCAATCGATGAATCTGAGGAGTAATCTATTTATGATTGGAAAAAGGATGAGTtctctcaataaaaaaaaattaccaacgaATAAACAGGTTTTGCAACTCTTATATCATCACTCAAGAAATCTCAAAAAATCAATCGATGACAGCGTTGTAAGTGTTATAAGTGAAGTTAGAGAGATTTGGAATATAGCGGAGATTCCAACGCAAATTATTTCACgttgtaaattaaaattgaaaactcTCCATAAAGAGTACAGGAATGCTCAAAAACACGTCCACCGACCTAAAGAAACCaaagagaaaaatttttccaGTACACTCAACCAATTATTTGATATAGCTCATGGTAACGTTTTTGAATTAATTGGTGAggaaaagaaacaatttttgattgATCAACGATCTCAACGGATTTTTCATCTCACAGCcgcaaaaattaatgaaacaacaaatgaaattg CTGAGGTTCTTTTATCACCTGAAAATAACAATCAAGTTGGTGATGAAAACAAAGTTGTAACTCAAGCTGACACTTTTACGACAGATCCTATTTCAAAAAGTGGAAATGATCAGACATCTG ATATCGATGCACTGTGCTCGTCAGGAACTCCGGATTTCATGAAATCCAGTGGCGAAACTGTGAGCAACTCACAGTCAACATTAGTGTCAGAGTTTGAGGGAACTGGAAGATATTACAAGCCAAAAAATATCCGAGGAACTACCAGTATTTTTACtgatgatgttgttgctgcCTTTGACAGCTGTAAAATTTCTTATCGAGGATCGGTTCGACTTGTTTCAGCTTTGGCACCAGCTCTAGGATTGAATCCTCATGTTCTTATCTTGAATAAAAGTTCTTATCATGGGTTACggtcaaaaattagaaaaaaaatggctgaaaatattaaaattttgtttggtgaAAGTGTAGTTGATAGTGGA